One region of Manis pentadactyla isolate mManPen7 chromosome 9, mManPen7.hap1, whole genome shotgun sequence genomic DNA includes:
- the LOC118934327 gene encoding olfactory receptor 2AT4-like codes for MESIACNRSEDSSTIFYLMGIPSLPKPLFLPVFFVFVLLYLLILAGNTLILVAVVAEPSLHKPMYFFLVNLSALDILFTTTTIPKMLSLLLFGDRFLSFPTCFLQMYLFHSFSCSEAFILVVMAYDRYVAICRPLHYPVHMTPWTNAALAAGAWITALLLPIPAVVQTSHMAFDNIAHIYHCFCDHLAVVQASCSDTTPQTFLGFCIAMVVSFLPLLLVLISYAHILAAVLCISSREGRSKAFSTCSSHLLVVGTYYSSIAIAYVAYRADLPLDFHIMGNVVYAILTPVLNPLIYTLRNKDVKAAITKIACPQDSKMAGKH; via the coding sequence ATGGAGTCTATAGCCTGTAACAGATCAGAGGACTCTTCAACCATCTTCTACCTTATGGGCATCCCCTCTCTGCCAAAACCCCTCTTCCTCCCTGTGTTTTTCGTTTTTGTCCTTCTCTACCTGCTCATCCTGGCGGGGAACACCCTGATCCTGGTGGCTGTAGTGGCAGAGCCCAGCCTCCACaagcccatgtacttcttcctggtcAACCTCTCAGCCCTGGACATCCTTTTCACCACAACCACTATCCCCAAGATGCTGTCCCTACTCTTATTTGGGGACCgcttcctcagtttccccacctgcttCCTGCAGATGTACCTCTTTCACAGCTTCTCCTGCTCTGAAGCCTTCATCCTGGTggtcatggcctatgaccgctacgtggctATCTGCCGCCCGCTGCACTACCCTGTGCACATGACCCCCTGGACCAATGCTGCGCTGGCCGCCGGTGCCTGGATcactgccctcctcctgcccatccCGGCTGTGGTGCAGACCTCCCACATGGCTTTTGACAATATTGCTCACATCTATCACTGCTTCTGTGACCATCTGGCTGTGGTCCAGGCCTCCTGCTCTGACACCACACCCCAGACCTTCTTGGGCTTCTGCATCGCCATGGTGGTGTCCTTCCTGCCCCTTCTCCTGGTGCTTATTTCCTACGCCCACATCCTGGCCGCGGTGCTTTGCATCAGCTCCCGAGAAGGACGCTcaaaggccttctccacctgcagCTCCCACCTCCTGGTGGTTGGGACCTACTACTCATCCATCGCCATTGCCTATGTGGCCTACAGGGCTGACCTGCCTCTCGACTTCCACATCATGGGCAATGTGGTATATGCTATTCTCACACCTGTCCTCAACCCTCTAATCTACACACTGAGAAATAAGGATGTCAAAGCAGCTATTACCAAAATAGCATGTCCCCAGGACTCAAAGATGGCTGGGAAACATTGA
- the LOC118934326 gene encoding olfactory receptor 2AT4: METLTCNGSLDGSTIFYLVGIPSLPEPFFLPVFFIFLFFYLLILMGNALILVAVVAEPSLHKPMYFFLINLSALDILFTTTTVPKMLSLFLLGDHFLSFPACLLQMYLFQSFTCSEAFILVVMAYDRYVAICRPLHYPVHMTPRTNAALAAGAWITALFLPIPAVVKTSHMTYNNITHIYHCFCDHLALVQASCSDTTPQTLMGFCIAMVVSFLPLLLVLISYTHILASVLHISSREGRSKAFSTCSSHLLVVGTYYSSIAIAYVAYRADLPLDFHIMGNVVYAILTPILNPLIYTLRNKDVKATITKITSLKSHSGIGTLDI; encoded by the coding sequence ATGGAGACCTTGACCTGTAATGGATCGTTGGATGGCTCAACGATCTTCTACCTGGTGGGCATTCCCTCTCTGCCAGAGCCCTTCTTCCTtcctgtgttttttattttccttttcttctatctTCTCATCCTTATGGGGAATGCCCTGATCCTGGTGGCTGTAGTGGCAGAGCCCAGCCTCCACAAGCCCATGTACTTCTTTCTAATCAACCTCTCTGCTCTGGACATCCTCTTCACCACAACCACTGTGCCAAAGATGTTGTCCCTTTTCCTACTTGGGGACCACTTCCTCAGCTTCCCTGCCTGCTTACTGCAGATGTACCTCTTCCAAAGTTTCACATGCTCTGAAGCCTTCATCCTGGTggtcatggcctatgaccgctacgtggctATCTGCCGCCCGCTGCACTACCCTGTGCACATGACCCCCCGGACCAATGCTGCGCTGGCCGCCGGTGCCTGGATCACTGCCCTCTTCCTACCTATCCCAGCAGTAGTGAAAACCTCCCACATGACATATAATAACATTACTCACATCTACCACTGCTTCTGTGATCATCTGGCTCTGGTTCAGGCCTCTTGCTCTGACACCACACCCCAGACTCTCATGGGCTTCTGCATTGCCATGGTGGTGTCCTTCCTGCCCCTTCTCCTGGTGCTTATTTCCTACACCCACATCCTGGCCTCGGTGCTTCATATCAGCTCCCGAGAAGGACGCTcaaaggccttctccacctgcagCTCCCACCTCTTGGTGGTTGGGACCTACTACTCATCCATCGCCATTGCCTATGTGGCCTACAGGGCTGACCTGCCCCTTGACTTCCACATCATGGGCAATGTGGTATATGCTATTCTCACACCAATCCTCAACCCCCTCATCTATACTCTGAGAAACAAGGATGTCAAAGCAACTATTACCAAAATCACAAGTCTCAAGAGCCACTCTGGGATAGGAACCCTTGACATTTAG